One region of Cellvibrio zantedeschiae genomic DNA includes:
- a CDS encoding EAL domain-containing protein, which produces MINFLRRILSAPGLLLVMLITATVGGVLWVVKVTIVQQDELFIVHSQEMVASGMEQRRQQLVGALREYSMWDGMAENANRGSVNSEWLRANMSGSAYINQSINIEAIVDRQQQINYLLVDGKFVPSDTKSATLKRLIADLYPIAKFYNPYVKTPSPMGYVRVIEQGKSVYYLVIMEPIVSESGTQVPVNGRLLLFASALDDQWLGTLGENFKLRAPEIRERASKTEPNLPLKNPQGVVQGYLVWGLDMPGHTIFSAIMPYVLVLLGVVVTIAVLLGRLASHLQSSQLAQAVRLAAQGDALRSLALSKDAIPTSEAYAEEAAALARGTLQLPHLSVWELSDDRQSLKNKALVEQPRGLSVFGQSIERAHAPWLFDLLDRKVGLVVPRVSRTDNPGYWVNIGGAGALLAMPTLVRDQAIGLVLAMSPWPRQWRPDETNFLASIADMLALSIESQARKRAEQELAQRIYFDQLTELPNRVYLDQKVQELLTNPQANNQYVCTLVNVEGLVLINDKYGVATGDQLLVSVAKRLAHFCGANELVGRVGDNRFALVLDLERGVNLPQRMDMLFGFFSSPIKARDTSLPVRLNIGVSYVQGGADWAKALHNAEIALHSLHRANRENAWVEYSIEHHAAEQQEQALREDLQQALERDEFFLLYQPIINLISGEVCGAEALIRWQHPLRGLINPATFIPLAEATGSIYYIGLWVLKESLHQIKIWQAATNNKLTVSVNVSMIQLEHRGFAEDVSRILQEEEVDASMLELEVTEGIALSAAPEVEENLAHLRAQKIGLAIDDFGTGYASFSYLRRFEVGKLKIDRLFLEGVPDKRRSANLVKMIIAMAHTLNAKVTGEGIETPQQAAFLRSTGCEFGQGYHFGKPLAVADFTQQLNKIYRVPE; this is translated from the coding sequence TTGATAAATTTTCTGCGTCGCATACTAAGTGCACCCGGCTTACTTTTGGTAATGCTCATTACCGCAACCGTGGGCGGCGTGCTATGGGTAGTAAAAGTCACCATCGTCCAACAAGACGAACTCTTTATTGTGCATTCGCAGGAAATGGTGGCATCTGGCATGGAGCAACGCCGCCAACAATTAGTGGGTGCCTTGCGCGAATACTCAATGTGGGATGGCATGGCAGAAAACGCCAATCGCGGGTCGGTCAATAGCGAGTGGCTCAGGGCCAATATGTCGGGCTCGGCCTACATTAACCAAAGCATTAATATTGAAGCGATTGTAGATCGCCAACAGCAAATCAATTACTTGCTAGTTGATGGCAAGTTCGTTCCCTCGGACACCAAATCAGCAACCCTTAAGCGCTTGATTGCCGACCTTTACCCGATTGCGAAATTTTATAATCCCTACGTTAAAACGCCTTCGCCCATGGGTTACGTGAGAGTCATTGAGCAGGGCAAGAGTGTTTATTATCTGGTGATTATGGAGCCCATTGTTTCCGAGAGCGGTACCCAGGTTCCGGTGAATGGGCGCTTGCTGTTATTTGCGTCTGCGCTGGATGATCAATGGCTCGGCACCCTGGGCGAAAACTTCAAATTGCGCGCTCCTGAAATTCGCGAACGCGCTTCCAAAACCGAACCTAATTTACCGCTTAAAAATCCTCAGGGTGTGGTGCAGGGCTATCTGGTTTGGGGTTTGGACATGCCGGGCCACACTATTTTTTCCGCCATCATGCCTTACGTGTTGGTGCTCTTGGGTGTGGTGGTTACCATCGCCGTTTTGCTGGGGCGGCTTGCTTCACATTTGCAATCCAGCCAACTGGCGCAAGCGGTGCGCTTGGCGGCTCAGGGCGATGCACTGCGCAGCCTGGCGCTGAGTAAAGATGCTATTCCCACCTCTGAAGCCTATGCAGAAGAGGCGGCCGCATTGGCGCGCGGAACCCTGCAATTACCGCATTTATCCGTGTGGGAATTAAGTGATGATCGCCAGTCGCTAAAAAATAAGGCCCTGGTTGAACAGCCGCGTGGGCTTTCGGTATTTGGCCAAAGTATCGAGCGCGCCCATGCACCCTGGCTGTTTGATTTACTTGATCGCAAAGTCGGTTTGGTTGTCCCCCGTGTGTCGCGTACAGATAATCCGGGTTACTGGGTCAATATCGGCGGAGCTGGTGCTTTGCTCGCCATGCCCACATTGGTACGTGACCAGGCAATTGGTTTGGTGCTGGCGATGAGCCCCTGGCCGCGTCAATGGCGGCCAGACGAAACCAATTTCTTAGCATCAATTGCAGATATGCTCGCGCTCTCCATTGAATCCCAGGCACGCAAACGCGCAGAGCAAGAATTGGCGCAACGGATTTATTTTGATCAGCTGACTGAATTGCCCAATCGCGTTTACCTTGATCAAAAAGTACAGGAATTATTAACCAATCCCCAAGCTAATAATCAGTATGTTTGTACGCTCGTAAATGTTGAAGGCTTGGTACTTATCAACGATAAATATGGTGTAGCAACGGGTGATCAACTATTGGTGAGCGTAGCCAAAAGGCTGGCGCATTTTTGCGGCGCAAACGAATTGGTTGGGCGCGTTGGCGACAACCGTTTTGCACTAGTGCTGGATTTGGAGCGCGGCGTTAACTTGCCGCAACGCATGGACATGTTGTTCGGATTTTTTTCCAGCCCAATTAAAGCCCGCGATACTTCTCTGCCTGTGCGTTTAAACATAGGCGTAAGTTACGTACAAGGTGGCGCTGATTGGGCGAAAGCATTACATAACGCAGAAATTGCGTTGCACAGTTTGCATCGCGCCAATCGCGAAAATGCCTGGGTGGAATACAGCATTGAACATCATGCGGCTGAACAACAGGAACAGGCTCTGCGCGAAGATTTGCAGCAAGCGCTAGAGCGCGACGAATTCTTTTTACTTTATCAACCGATTATTAATTTGATATCAGGTGAAGTGTGCGGCGCAGAGGCACTCATCCGCTGGCAGCATCCTTTGCGCGGTTTGATCAATCCCGCTACATTTATTCCACTTGCAGAAGCTACCGGCAGCATTTATTACATTGGCTTGTGGGTACTCAAAGAATCTTTGCATCAAATAAAAATTTGGCAAGCTGCAACCAACAATAAACTTACGGTGTCGGTGAATGTTTCCATGATTCAATTGGAGCACCGCGGTTTTGCAGAAGATGTGAGCCGCATACTGCAAGAGGAGGAAGTGGACGCGAGTATGCTGGAACTGGAAGTTACCGAAGGTATTGCGCTAAGCGCAGCGCCGGAAGTGGAAGAAAATCTAGCGCATTTGCGCGCGCAAAAAATTGGCCTGGCGATTGACGACTTTGGAACGGGCTACGCATCTTTCAGTTATTTGCGTCGTTTTGAAGTGGGCAAATTAAAAATTGATCGTCTGTTTTTGGAAGGTGTTCCCGACAAAAGACGCAGCGCAAATTTAGTCAAAATGATTATTGCTATGGCTCACACACTCAACGCCAAGGTAACCGGTGAAGGTATAGAAACTCCTCAGCAAGCTGCATTTTTACGCAGCACAGGTTGCGAGTTTGGCCAAGGCTATCATTTTGGTAAACCGCTTGCCGTTGCCGATTTTACACAGCAATTAAACAAAATTTATCGCGTGCCGGAGTAA